In Stenotrophomonas sp. ASS1, the following proteins share a genomic window:
- the ppnN gene encoding nucleotide 5'-monophosphate nucleosidase PpnN produces the protein MTTNEKSARALPVQDARIYPRGGLDVLSRAEVARLRDASAGGMHELLRRCALAVLTSGSASDDPRAARDLYPDFDIQVAQQDRGVRIDLVNAPAMAFVDGEIIRGVAELLFAVVRDLAYMAIEMGPAYAAELESSEGITNAVFGLLRNARILNPGDPNLVVCWGGHSISRDEYLYTKQVGYELGLRGLDICTGCGPGAMKGPMKGATIAHAKQRRTVTRYIGLTEPGIIAAESPNPIVNHLVIMPDIEKRLEAFVRIGHGIIVFAGGVGTAEEILYLLGILLREENKDLPFPLILTGPTVAAPYFEQIDRFIRLTLGDAAAERYEIVIGDPVAVAKKMANGIKRVREHRLAQKDSFFFNWSIEIPWEYQQPFVPTHEAMAALDLHHGRAPHALAADLRRAFSGIVAGNVKEDGMRRIEQFGPFQIHGDPDMMQALDALLRAFVEQRRMKISGEYQPCYQVLA, from the coding sequence ATGACCACGAACGAAAAATCAGCCCGTGCACTGCCGGTGCAGGACGCGCGGATCTACCCGCGCGGTGGGCTGGATGTGCTGTCGCGGGCCGAAGTGGCCCGCCTGCGCGATGCGTCTGCCGGCGGTATGCACGAGCTGCTGCGCCGCTGCGCGCTGGCCGTGCTGACCAGCGGAAGCGCCTCTGACGATCCGCGCGCGGCGCGCGATCTGTATCCCGATTTCGACATCCAGGTGGCGCAGCAGGATCGCGGCGTGCGCATCGACCTGGTCAATGCACCGGCGATGGCCTTCGTCGATGGCGAGATCATCCGCGGCGTCGCCGAACTGCTGTTCGCCGTGGTGCGTGACCTGGCCTACATGGCCATCGAGATGGGCCCGGCCTACGCGGCCGAGCTGGAGTCGTCCGAGGGCATCACCAACGCGGTGTTCGGCCTGCTGCGCAATGCGCGCATCCTCAACCCGGGCGACCCGAACCTGGTCGTGTGCTGGGGTGGCCATTCGATCTCGCGCGACGAATACCTGTATACCAAGCAGGTGGGCTACGAGCTGGGCCTGCGCGGCCTGGATATCTGCACCGGCTGCGGTCCAGGCGCGATGAAGGGCCCGATGAAGGGCGCCACCATTGCCCACGCCAAGCAGCGCCGCACCGTGACGCGCTACATCGGCCTGACCGAGCCGGGCATCATCGCGGCCGAGTCGCCGAACCCGATCGTCAACCACTTGGTGATCATGCCGGACATCGAGAAGCGCCTTGAGGCCTTCGTCCGCATCGGCCACGGCATCATCGTGTTCGCCGGTGGCGTCGGCACCGCGGAGGAAATCCTGTACCTGCTCGGCATCCTGCTGCGCGAGGAAAACAAGGACCTGCCGTTCCCGCTGATCCTGACCGGCCCGACGGTGGCAGCGCCGTACTTCGAGCAGATCGACCGCTTCATCCGCCTGACCCTGGGCGATGCGGCCGCCGAGCGCTACGAGATCGTCATTGGCGACCCGGTGGCGGTGGCCAAGAAGATGGCCAACGGCATCAAGCGCGTGCGTGAGCACCGCCTGGCACAGAAGGACTCGTTCTTCTTCAACTGGTCGATCGAGATTCCGTGGGAGTACCAGCAGCCGTTCGTGCCGACCCACGAGGCAATGGCCGCGCTGGACCTGCACCACGGACGTGCCCCGCACGCGCTGGCGGCCGACCTGCGTCGGGCGTTCTCGGGCATCGTTGCCGGCAACGTGAAGGAAGACGGCATGCGCCGCATCGAGCAGTTCGGGCCGTTCCAGATCCATGGTGACCCGGACATGATGCAGGCCCTGGACGCGCTGCTGCGCGCCTTCGTCGAACAGCGCCGGATGAAGATCTCCGGCGAATACCAGCCCTGCTACCAGGTGCTGGCCTGA
- a CDS encoding Tfp pilus assembly protein FimT/FimU has protein sequence MSLRRQNGFTLVELMVTVAVLAILSTIAYPSFQSTIRSNRMATTSNELMASLALARSEAVKNAHGAGMCASSTGTGCDGKSWTDGWMVWDDTNGNGGFDAGEAVLRYSEPRAAMSGVDVKTVSVAFDPRGRSRAATATDITLRPDKCGDQPLQRRLTVSLTGQLRLHKEACK, from the coding sequence ATGTCTTTACGCCGGCAAAACGGCTTTACGCTGGTTGAGTTGATGGTCACGGTTGCCGTGCTGGCGATCCTGAGCACCATCGCCTATCCCAGCTTCCAGAGCACGATCCGTTCCAATCGGATGGCCACGACCAGCAACGAGTTGATGGCCTCGCTGGCGTTGGCGCGCTCGGAAGCGGTCAAAAATGCGCACGGCGCTGGCATGTGTGCTTCCAGTACCGGTACCGGTTGCGATGGCAAGTCATGGACCGACGGCTGGATGGTTTGGGATGACACCAACGGCAATGGCGGCTTCGATGCCGGGGAGGCCGTCCTGCGCTACAGCGAGCCACGCGCAGCGATGTCCGGGGTTGATGTGAAAACGGTGTCGGTGGCGTTCGATCCCCGTGGGCGCAGTCGGGCCGCTACCGCCACCGACATTACTCTTCGCCCGGACAAATGCGGTGACCAGCCACTTCAACGGCGTCTGACGGTGTCGCTGACGGGCCAGCTCAGGTTGCACAAGGAGGCCTGCAAATGA
- the pilV gene encoding type IV pilus modification protein PilV, with the protein MNRRRIQWKTARHRAQNGFSLIEVLIAILVLGIGLLGFALLQTMNVRYVQSANYRTQATNLSYELLDQVRINRVAAALYVGDYSATTSECNPPIGKDIDQAAFMKDWRCRLGKALGDNASASVTRNNNVVTVRVSWGDERWSADADDTTFSASTRL; encoded by the coding sequence ATGAATCGTCGTCGCATCCAGTGGAAGACGGCGCGCCATCGCGCGCAGAACGGGTTCAGCCTGATTGAAGTGCTGATCGCCATTCTTGTGCTCGGCATCGGGCTGCTTGGCTTTGCCCTGCTTCAGACCATGAACGTACGCTACGTCCAGAGTGCGAACTACCGTACCCAAGCCACCAATCTCAGTTATGAACTGCTCGATCAGGTCCGTATCAACCGTGTAGCTGCCGCGTTGTACGTAGGTGACTACTCAGCGACTACAAGCGAGTGCAATCCGCCGATCGGCAAGGACATTGATCAGGCCGCCTTCATGAAAGATTGGCGTTGCCGGTTGGGTAAAGCACTAGGCGACAACGCCAGTGCATCCGTCACTCGCAACAACAACGTGGTCACTGTGCGCGTCAGCTGGGGAGATGAGCGCTGGAGTGCAGATGCCGATGACACTACCTTCAGTGCGAGTACACGCCTGTGA
- a CDS encoding PilW family protein, protein MIELMIALAIGLIIMLAVIQVFAASRAAYQLSEGMARVQENSRFAMDTLQRELRMAGHFGCVNDQSHDLSGSLHSTLTANAHPTLDFGRSIQGYEAVGTAPGKDVTISADPPTGGVDYLPVLPKEIADALPNRVNGSDIVAMRYLMPDGVPVTLIGGTASKPIFSFDPKRVAVLNSGVSNPGLFGVADCISATTFQANAVNATAGTVTFDTAPNNTGTFSSVYTEGQTMLHRAESVVFYVGKDADREQTSLYRVRFGAAPNGAFTAGAPEALVEGVANMQLLYGQDRGLTRTAPTGFIDRQGTADDVEKSLTDTAQAWRRVGAVQLGLVMSSPDPAAAVQAKDGAALTALGVTFAAPSDGRMRSTYQTTIAIRNRLFGN, encoded by the coding sequence ATGATCGAGCTCATGATTGCGCTCGCGATCGGCCTGATCATCATGCTCGCCGTGATCCAGGTGTTCGCCGCCTCCCGCGCCGCCTATCAGTTGTCCGAGGGTATGGCGCGCGTGCAGGAAAATAGCCGCTTCGCGATGGATACCCTGCAGCGCGAACTGCGGATGGCCGGCCATTTCGGTTGCGTCAACGACCAGTCGCACGATCTTTCCGGATCGCTGCACAGCACTTTGACTGCCAACGCGCATCCAACCCTGGACTTCGGACGTTCCATTCAGGGCTATGAAGCTGTCGGGACCGCGCCCGGCAAAGATGTCACGATCAGCGCAGATCCGCCGACTGGTGGCGTGGACTACCTCCCCGTGCTGCCGAAGGAGATCGCTGATGCCCTGCCGAACCGGGTCAACGGTAGCGATATCGTGGCAATGCGTTACCTGATGCCCGACGGTGTCCCGGTAACCCTGATCGGCGGCACCGCGTCCAAGCCGATCTTCAGTTTCGATCCCAAGCGCGTAGCGGTGCTCAACAGTGGTGTCAGCAATCCGGGGTTGTTCGGTGTTGCGGATTGCATTTCCGCGACCACGTTCCAGGCCAATGCAGTGAATGCCACTGCCGGTACCGTGACCTTTGACACCGCGCCGAACAACACCGGCACATTCAGCAGCGTCTATACCGAAGGGCAGACCATGTTGCATCGCGCCGAAAGCGTGGTGTTCTACGTTGGTAAAGATGCCGACAGGGAGCAGACCTCGCTGTACCGCGTCCGCTTCGGCGCCGCTCCCAATGGTGCATTCACTGCCGGCGCGCCCGAAGCGCTGGTCGAGGGTGTGGCCAACATGCAGCTGCTGTATGGGCAGGATCGCGGCCTGACGCGGACCGCACCAACCGGCTTCATCGACCGCCAAGGCACCGCTGATGACGTGGAGAAGTCATTGACCGATACCGCGCAGGCCTGGCGACGTGTGGGTGCGGTGCAACTGGGTCTGGTTATGTCCAGCCCGGATCCGGCCGCTGCTGTGCAGGCCAAGGACGGGGCGGCACTCACTGCGCTGGGGGTCACCTTCGCCGCGCCCAGTGATGGCCGCATGCGCTCCACCTACCAGACGACCATCGCAATCCGTAACCGCCTGTTTGGCAACTGA
- a CDS encoding PilX N-terminal domain-containing pilus assembly protein produces the protein MLILLALIGIAGMQVTGMQERMAANYLRTNLAFQNAEQNARQVEDTIATTIEGGGLYAAAQEACSPTYDPLTWANGVSANSAQYTRRIDKCFPSSSRRVGAKLNEDTGNIYQVTALSSDATTNASASAVIDTVFIP, from the coding sequence ATGCTCATCCTGCTGGCCCTGATCGGCATCGCAGGCATGCAGGTGACAGGCATGCAGGAGCGTATGGCGGCCAATTATCTAAGGACCAACCTGGCGTTCCAGAACGCCGAGCAGAACGCTCGTCAGGTTGAGGACACCATTGCCACCACCATCGAGGGCGGTGGGTTGTACGCTGCGGCGCAGGAGGCCTGCAGCCCTACCTACGACCCACTGACCTGGGCCAATGGAGTTTCCGCCAATTCGGCGCAGTACACCCGTCGGATCGACAAGTGCTTCCCGTCCTCCAGCCGTCGCGTGGGTGCGAAGTTGAACGAAGACACCGGCAACATCTATCAGGTCACTGCCCTGTCCAGTGATGCCACCACCAACGCTTCGGCCAGCGCCGTCATCGATACGGTTTTCATTCCATGA